From the genome of Candidatus Deferrimicrobium sp., one region includes:
- a CDS encoding DUF1059 domain-containing protein: MKKHLACRAMGMKCGFEVHDESEEEITVVIGDHLKRAHGLEFNDALRRKAMDLIILDPA; the protein is encoded by the coding sequence ATGAAAAAGCATCTTGCATGCAGGGCGATGGGGATGAAATGCGGTTTCGAGGTCCACGACGAGTCCGAGGAGGAGATCACGGTGGTCATCGGTGATCATCTCAAGCGGGCCCACGGATTGGAATTCAACGACGCGCTGCGCCGGAAGGCCATGGATCTGATCATTCTGGACCCCGCCTAG